The Catenuloplanes niger genome includes a window with the following:
- a CDS encoding DMT family transporter — translation MDQPKHPGSHPGAGTVSALAVAVLAITTSSPLIAFAAAPGLAIAFWRNALAVGVLTPVAIVRRRAELRALAGPYRRQLLFCVLSGVALAAHFGTWVPSIKLTSVAAATALVCTQPVWQGLIALGQGRRLPWMTWAGIGVAVAGAAAATGADLGVSGEAVLGDLLAIAGGVFAAVYTALGERARSTLSTTTYTTVCYGVCALALLAGCLIAGVDLGGYPGSTWLAILGLTAGAQLLGHSMFNFALRRVSATTVSILILLEVPGAALLAWVWLGQAPPVATLPGVLLVVIGVAVVVLGGARSGRRTVALTTSTDAEA, via the coding sequence ATCGATCAACCGAAACACCCCGGCTCACATCCCGGTGCGGGCACCGTTTCCGCACTTGCGGTCGCGGTCCTCGCGATCACCACGTCGTCGCCGCTGATCGCGTTCGCGGCCGCACCCGGGCTGGCGATCGCGTTTTGGCGCAACGCGCTCGCTGTGGGCGTTCTCACCCCGGTGGCGATCGTCCGGCGCCGTGCCGAGCTCCGCGCGCTCGCCGGACCGTACCGTCGTCAGCTGCTCTTCTGCGTGCTGTCCGGCGTCGCGCTGGCGGCGCACTTCGGCACCTGGGTGCCGAGCATCAAGCTCACCTCCGTCGCGGCCGCGACCGCGCTGGTCTGCACGCAGCCGGTGTGGCAGGGCCTGATCGCGCTCGGTCAGGGCCGGCGCCTGCCGTGGATGACGTGGGCCGGCATCGGCGTTGCGGTGGCCGGGGCGGCGGCCGCGACCGGCGCGGACCTCGGCGTCTCCGGCGAGGCGGTGCTCGGCGACCTGCTGGCGATCGCCGGCGGCGTCTTCGCGGCCGTCTACACCGCGCTCGGCGAGCGGGCCCGCAGCACGCTCAGCACCACCACGTACACCACGGTCTGCTACGGCGTCTGCGCGCTGGCCCTGCTGGCCGGGTGCCTGATCGCCGGGGTGGACCTCGGCGGCTATCCGGGCAGCACCTGGCTGGCGATCCTCGGCCTGACCGCGGGCGCGCAGCTGCTCGGGCACTCGATGTTCAACTTCGCGCTGCGCCGGGTCTCCGCGACCACGGTCAGCATCCTGATCCTGCTGGAGGTCCCGGGCGCCGCGCTGCTCGCCTGGGTGTGGCTCGGCCAGGCGCCGCCGGTGGCCACGCTGCCCGGCGTGCTGCTGGTGGTGATCGGCGTGGCCGTGGTCGTGCTGGGCGGCGCCCGGTCCGGACGACGTACCGTTGCGCTGACCACATCGACCGACGCCGAGGCCTGA
- a CDS encoding HpcH/HpaI aldolase/citrate lyase family protein, whose translation MTVLGRPRRSCLAVPGSSTKMLGKAQGLPADQVFLDLEDAVAPLAKADARKNVVAALTEGDWAGKTRAVRVNDLTTQWTYRDVVDVVEGVGPHLDCVMLPKVRDASHVRWLDLTLGQIERTLGLEAGRIGIEVQIEDAAGLAHVDEIAAASSRVETIIFGPADFMASIGMRSLAVGGLIPGYPGDPYHYVLMRLLVAARTHDLQAIDGPYLQIRDVAGFREAATRSAALGFDGKWVLHPDQIEAANEVYAPTQADYDHAELILDAYAYATSEAGGRVGAVLLGDEMIDEASRKMALVVSAKGRAAGMTRTSAFTPPEG comes from the coding sequence ATGACCGTCCTCGGCCGCCCCCGCCGCTCGTGTCTCGCGGTCCCCGGATCGAGCACCAAGATGCTCGGCAAGGCCCAGGGACTCCCCGCCGACCAGGTCTTCCTGGACCTGGAGGACGCGGTGGCGCCGCTGGCCAAGGCGGACGCGCGGAAGAACGTGGTCGCCGCGCTGACCGAGGGTGACTGGGCCGGCAAGACGCGCGCGGTCCGGGTCAACGACCTGACCACCCAGTGGACGTACCGGGACGTGGTGGACGTGGTCGAGGGTGTCGGCCCGCACCTCGACTGCGTCATGCTGCCCAAGGTGCGCGACGCGAGCCACGTGCGGTGGCTGGACCTGACGCTCGGCCAGATCGAGCGCACGCTCGGCCTGGAGGCCGGCCGGATCGGCATCGAGGTCCAGATCGAGGACGCGGCCGGGCTGGCGCACGTGGACGAGATCGCGGCCGCGTCGTCCCGGGTGGAGACGATCATCTTCGGCCCGGCCGACTTCATGGCCAGCATCGGCATGCGGTCGCTGGCGGTCGGCGGCCTGATCCCGGGCTACCCCGGCGACCCGTACCACTACGTGCTGATGCGCCTGTTGGTCGCCGCGCGCACGCATGACCTGCAGGCGATCGACGGCCCGTACCTGCAGATCAGGGACGTGGCCGGGTTCCGCGAGGCGGCCACCCGGTCGGCCGCGCTGGGCTTCGACGGCAAGTGGGTGCTGCACCCCGACCAGATCGAGGCGGCGAACGAGGTCTACGCACCCACCCAGGCGGACTACGACCACGCCGAGCTGATCCTGGACGCGTACGCGTACGCGACCTCCGAGGCGGGCGGCCGGGTCGGCGCCGTGCTGCTCGGCGACGAGATGATCGACGAGGCGTCCCGCAAGATGGCGCTGGTCGTCTCCGCGAAGGGCCGGGCCGCCGGGATGACCCGGACCTCCGCGTTCACGCCGCCCGAGGGCTGA
- a CDS encoding DUF4190 domain-containing protein: MTDPKYAYPPQTPPRRPTNSMAIAALILGIASLFTCQLIGISAIICGNRARNEIRGSGEEGDGMALAGIILGWVSLALVVLTVLFLVAYFAIFGVFILNAPSSS; encoded by the coding sequence GTGACGGATCCGAAGTACGCGTACCCGCCGCAGACCCCGCCGCGCCGGCCGACGAACTCGATGGCGATCGCGGCGCTGATCCTCGGGATCGCGTCGCTGTTCACCTGTCAGCTGATCGGCATCAGCGCGATCATCTGCGGCAACCGGGCGCGCAACGAGATCCGCGGCAGCGGTGAGGAGGGCGACGGCATGGCGCTGGCCGGGATCATCCTCGGCTGGGTGTCGCTCGCGCTGGTCGTGCTCACGGTGCTGTTCCTGGTCGCCTACTTCGCCATCTTCGGCGTGTTCATCCTCAACGCACCGAGCTCTTCGTGA
- a CDS encoding DUF4190 domain-containing protein, with protein MTYPPQQPEAWSDPAYPAHPPAGQPPVSGPAMPGYPPVPDPAGAYPQPVAYPAGKDAGYPYATGYPVPGYEYGGWGAPRKTNGMAIASLVVSVIGAFSLACYGAGAIPAAVGAILGHVARRQIRTNGDDGDGLALAGIITGWIVTGLGLLIIAFVVVVVLFAWTTASTTDPGGTGTGGPYY; from the coding sequence ATGACATATCCGCCGCAGCAGCCGGAGGCCTGGAGCGATCCGGCGTACCCGGCCCATCCTCCGGCCGGCCAGCCGCCGGTCTCCGGGCCCGCCATGCCCGGCTATCCCCCGGTCCCCGACCCCGCGGGCGCCTATCCACAGCCGGTGGCCTACCCGGCGGGCAAGGACGCGGGCTACCCGTATGCGACCGGATATCCGGTTCCCGGCTACGAGTACGGCGGCTGGGGCGCGCCCCGGAAGACGAACGGCATGGCGATCGCCTCGCTGGTGGTCTCCGTCATCGGCGCGTTCTCGCTGGCCTGCTACGGCGCCGGGGCGATCCCGGCCGCGGTCGGCGCGATCCTCGGGCACGTGGCCCGGCGGCAGATCCGGACGAACGGCGACGACGGTGACGGTCTGGCCCTGGCCGGCATCATCACCGGCTGGATCGTGACCGGGCTCGGCCTGCTGATCATCGCGTTCGTGGTCGTCGTCGTCCTCTTCGCCTGGACCACCGCATCCACGACGGACCCCGGTGGAACCGGCACCGGCGGCCCGTACTACTAG
- a CDS encoding SDR family NAD(P)-dependent oxidoreductase gives MTPDSDPVPADLPSLESTTLRLDGRVALVTGAGSPDGIGYATARRLRDLGAKVAIVSTTRRIHERADELSVTGFVADLTDESEVGALADAVADTLGDVEVLVNNAGLTSRASPEVLRPVAQLTYEEWRTEIDRNLTTAFLCSRAFVGGMAERGWGRIVNLAATTGPVNALPTEAAYAAAKAGVVGLTRALAMEVVADGVNVNAVAPGTIYTAASTVAELKQGLDTPMRRPGTPEEVAAAITFLCSPAASYITGQMLVVDGGNSVRESQYTR, from the coding sequence ATGACACCCGACTCCGATCCAGTGCCCGCCGACCTCCCCTCGCTCGAGTCGACCACGTTGCGACTGGACGGCCGCGTCGCGCTCGTCACCGGCGCGGGCAGCCCGGACGGCATCGGCTACGCCACCGCCCGCCGGCTGCGGGACCTGGGCGCCAAGGTCGCGATCGTCTCCACCACCCGCCGCATCCACGAGCGCGCGGACGAACTGTCGGTCACCGGATTCGTCGCGGACCTGACCGACGAGTCCGAGGTCGGCGCGCTCGCCGACGCGGTCGCGGACACGCTCGGCGACGTGGAGGTGCTGGTCAACAACGCGGGCCTGACCAGCCGGGCCTCGCCGGAGGTGCTGCGGCCGGTCGCCCAGCTCACCTACGAGGAGTGGCGCACCGAGATCGACCGCAACCTGACCACCGCGTTCCTGTGCAGTCGTGCGTTCGTCGGCGGCATGGCCGAGCGCGGCTGGGGCCGGATCGTGAACCTGGCCGCGACCACCGGCCCGGTCAACGCGCTGCCGACCGAGGCGGCGTACGCGGCCGCCAAGGCGGGTGTGGTCGGCCTGACCCGCGCGCTGGCGATGGAGGTCGTGGCGGACGGCGTGAACGTCAACGCGGTCGCGCCCGGCACGATCTACACGGCCGCGTCCACGGTCGCGGAGCTCAAGCAGGGCCTCGACACGCCGATGCGCCGCCCCGGCACGCCGGAGGAGGTGGCGGCCGCGATCACGTTCCTGTGCTCGCCCGCGGCGTCCTACATCACCGGCCAGATGCTGGTCGTGGACGGTGGCAACAGCGTCCGCGAGTCGCAGTACACCCGCTGA
- a CDS encoding FAD-dependent monooxygenase → MTTVLISGASVAGPALALNLRARGFDVTVVERAPAPRPGGQALDVRGVALDVADRMGLLGELRDMRTRMRGMSMLDADGVELMRSEEYTPSSGRLDSPDVEVLREDLTGLLHRRAVEAGVTYVFGDTVTALHETDAGVRVEFQHAAPRTVDLVAGADGLRSTVRRLAFGPDDAFLHHLGVYVAVWTMENILKLADWQVWIQAPGVGGGIYPARDNTEIRVNLGFESGPIDGLHRDRAAQRAELAARYAGLGWEFPRLIEGARTAPDFYCDAMAQVRMDGWSRGRVTLLGDAAFCPSPLSGQGTSLALVGAWVLAEELGRAAVPEALAAYETRMRPFVRLNQALVENEPGSPESEAAIGEAKFAITL, encoded by the coding sequence ATGACCACCGTGCTGATCTCCGGTGCCAGCGTCGCCGGGCCCGCGCTGGCCCTGAACCTGCGCGCCCGCGGCTTCGACGTGACGGTCGTCGAGCGCGCACCCGCGCCGCGCCCCGGCGGCCAGGCGCTGGACGTCCGCGGCGTCGCGCTCGACGTCGCGGACCGGATGGGGCTGCTCGGCGAGCTGCGGGACATGCGCACCCGCATGCGCGGCATGTCGATGCTGGACGCGGACGGCGTCGAGCTGATGCGCTCCGAGGAGTACACGCCCAGCAGCGGGCGGCTGGACAGCCCGGACGTCGAGGTGCTGCGCGAGGACCTGACCGGGCTGCTGCACCGGCGCGCGGTCGAGGCCGGTGTCACGTACGTCTTCGGCGACACGGTCACCGCGCTGCACGAGACGGACGCGGGCGTGCGGGTGGAGTTCCAGCACGCCGCGCCGCGCACGGTCGACCTGGTGGCCGGCGCGGACGGGCTGCGCTCGACCGTCCGCCGGCTGGCCTTCGGGCCGGACGACGCGTTCCTGCACCACCTCGGCGTCTACGTGGCGGTCTGGACGATGGAGAACATCCTGAAGCTGGCGGACTGGCAGGTGTGGATCCAGGCGCCGGGCGTCGGCGGCGGCATCTACCCGGCGCGGGACAACACGGAGATCCGGGTCAACCTCGGCTTCGAGTCCGGTCCGATCGACGGCCTGCACCGCGACCGGGCGGCGCAGCGGGCCGAGCTGGCCGCCCGGTACGCCGGGCTCGGCTGGGAGTTCCCGCGGCTGATCGAGGGCGCGCGGACGGCGCCGGACTTCTACTGCGACGCGATGGCCCAGGTGCGGATGGACGGCTGGTCGCGCGGCCGCGTCACGCTGCTCGGCGACGCGGCGTTCTGCCCGTCACCGCTGTCCGGGCAGGGCACCAGCCTGGCGCTGGTCGGCGCCTGGGTGCTGGCCGAGGAACTGGGCCGCGCCGCCGTCCCGGAGGCGCTGGCCGCGTACGAGACCCGCATGCGCCCGTTCGTCCGGCTCAACCAGGCGCTGGTGGAGAACGAGCCGGGCAGCCCGGAGTCGGAGGCCGCGATAGGGGAGGCGAAGTTCGCGATCACGCTCTGA
- a CDS encoding GntR family transcriptional regulator encodes MAEEPPFQRIVTELSRRIRDGEFAPGDRVPSTRRIAREWGVATATATKALTTLRHLGLVRTEPRSGTIVADLAGDAPARSGPRDLTRDRLVRTAIELADAEGLDALSMRAIAARLGAATMSTYRHVADKHELTALMADAAYGEIGYPETGEPLAWRPRIERAARALWTLYRRHPWLPHVDSLFRPLPLPNLLTHDEQILRALDGHGLTPAEMLNHSILIYTQVQSLAMQLEREAQAQSASGISGEEWVARTAPAMAALMTGDRHPVWSRMMAVVTADGFDLDLDALFELGLRTTLDGLAARMPAEPGVGRPDGLAARVDG; translated from the coding sequence GTGGCCGAGGAGCCGCCGTTCCAGCGCATCGTCACCGAGCTGAGCCGCCGCATCCGGGACGGTGAGTTCGCCCCCGGCGACCGGGTGCCGTCCACCCGCCGGATCGCGCGGGAGTGGGGGGTGGCGACGGCCACGGCCACGAAGGCGCTCACCACGCTGCGCCACCTGGGCCTGGTCCGCACCGAGCCGCGGTCCGGCACGATCGTCGCCGACCTGGCCGGTGACGCACCGGCCCGCAGCGGGCCGCGCGACCTGACCCGCGACCGGCTGGTGCGCACCGCGATCGAGCTGGCCGACGCGGAGGGGCTGGACGCGCTGTCCATGCGCGCGATCGCGGCCCGGCTCGGCGCGGCCACCATGTCGACGTACCGGCACGTCGCCGACAAGCACGAGTTGACAGCGCTGATGGCGGACGCGGCCTACGGCGAGATCGGCTACCCGGAGACCGGGGAACCGCTGGCCTGGCGGCCCCGGATCGAGCGGGCCGCCCGCGCGCTCTGGACGCTCTACCGCCGGCACCCCTGGCTGCCGCACGTCGATTCGCTGTTCCGCCCGCTGCCGCTGCCGAACCTGCTGACCCACGACGAGCAGATCCTGCGCGCGCTGGACGGCCACGGCCTCACGCCGGCGGAGATGCTCAACCACTCGATCCTGATCTACACGCAGGTGCAGAGCCTCGCCATGCAGCTGGAGCGGGAGGCGCAGGCCCAGTCCGCCAGCGGCATCTCCGGCGAGGAGTGGGTCGCGCGCACCGCACCGGCGATGGCCGCGCTGATGACCGGCGACCGCCACCCGGTGTGGTCCAGGATGATGGCCGTGGTCACCGCGGACGGCTTCGACCTCGACCTGGACGCGCTGTTCGAGCTAGGCCTCCGGACCACCCTCGACGGTCTCGCGGCGCGGATGCCGGCCGAGCCGGGGGTCGGGCGGCCGGACGGACTCGCCGCGCGGGTCGACGGGTGA
- a CDS encoding TIGR02452 family protein, translated as MPSDRRWAAEIAADTLRALEAGHYGLDGHRVALAESVQRSIAGTVTYPPESLGPDPVTAPAGGTVEVRGETTLAATRRLAAAGHRVAALNFASGRTPGGGFLRGAIAQEETLARSSALYPCLAGNPMYAANRASGDPMYTDAVIYSPDVPVFRDDRGGWLDRPYPCGFLTCAAVNASVLLQRTPPDGRATARARITAAMRRRIAAVLTAGLRHRHDAIVLGAWGCGVFGNDPATVARLFAEALHGPFAGAYPLVVFSIFDPSARQPVLHTFREALAHRS; from the coding sequence GTGCCGAGCGACCGGCGGTGGGCCGCCGAGATCGCGGCGGACACGTTGCGAGCGCTCGAGGCCGGGCACTACGGGCTGGACGGGCACCGGGTCGCGCTCGCCGAGTCGGTGCAGCGCTCGATCGCCGGGACCGTGACGTACCCGCCGGAGTCCCTCGGTCCTGACCCGGTGACCGCACCGGCCGGCGGGACCGTGGAGGTGCGCGGCGAGACCACGCTCGCCGCGACGCGCCGGCTGGCCGCGGCCGGCCACCGGGTGGCGGCGCTCAACTTCGCGTCCGGCCGGACGCCGGGCGGCGGCTTCCTGCGGGGCGCGATCGCCCAGGAGGAGACGCTGGCCCGCTCGTCCGCGCTCTATCCATGTCTGGCCGGCAACCCGATGTACGCGGCGAACCGCGCGTCCGGCGACCCGATGTACACGGACGCGGTGATCTACTCGCCGGACGTGCCGGTGTTCCGTGACGACCGCGGCGGGTGGCTGGACCGGCCGTACCCGTGCGGGTTCCTGACCTGCGCGGCCGTGAACGCGAGCGTGCTCCTGCAGCGGACGCCGCCGGACGGCCGGGCGACGGCCCGGGCGCGGATCACGGCGGCGATGCGGCGGCGGATCGCGGCGGTGCTGACCGCGGGGCTGCGGCACCGGCACGACGCTATCGTGCTGGGCGCCTGGGGATGCGGCGTCTTCGGCAACGATCCGGCGACCGTGGCACGGCTGTTCGCGGAGGCGCTGCACGGGCCGTTCGCCGGCGCGTACCCACTGGTGGTCTTCTCGATCTTCGACCCGTCGGCCCGGCAGCCGGTCCTGCACACGTTCCGCGAGGCGCTGGCACACCGGTCGTAG
- a CDS encoding CoA-binding protein, whose translation MSDPREILAGTSTIVVVGASRDPAKSAHSVPLQMMRHGWRIIPVNPYGAEIFGVPAYPTLADVPEPLDMVNVFRPSADALDVVKAAVEIGARSIWLQLDIVNAEARRLAEAAGIPYVENRCLAVERALGRLSRVSG comes from the coding sequence GTGAGCGATCCGAGAGAGATCCTGGCCGGCACGTCCACGATCGTGGTGGTCGGCGCGTCCCGTGACCCGGCCAAGTCGGCGCACAGCGTCCCGCTGCAGATGATGCGACACGGCTGGCGGATCATCCCGGTCAATCCGTACGGGGCTGAGATCTTCGGCGTGCCGGCCTATCCGACCCTCGCCGACGTGCCCGAGCCGCTGGACATGGTGAACGTGTTCCGGCCGTCCGCGGACGCGCTGGACGTGGTCAAGGCCGCGGTCGAGATCGGCGCGCGCTCGATCTGGCTGCAGCTGGACATCGTCAACGCGGAGGCGCGCCGGCTCGCCGAGGCGGCCGGCATCCCGTACGTGGAGAACCGCTGCCTCGCGGTGGAGCGCGCACTGGGCCGGCTGTCCCGGGTGAGCGGCTGA
- a CDS encoding Rv2578c family radical SAM protein, with translation MRWANLSAPPDDGFPQEPSLGAAPAAPPLPLALPSAVVRTFDTPGFAGMTFYEVRAKSIINRVPGSSRVPFEWTINPYRGCGHACTYCFARNTHTYLDLDAGHDFDTRVVVKVNAGELVRRELAARGWRGEHVAMGTNVDCYQRAEGRYRLMPEIIAALRDFANPFSVLTKGTLILRDLPLLREAASVTRVGISMSVGFVDESVWRSAEPGTPSPRRRLDAVAALTDAGFAVGVLMAPILPGLTDTAASIDETVAAIAASGAVSVTPLPLHLRPGAREWYARWIGRHHPHLVPRYRELYRAGSYAPKAYQREVAALVRAAARRHGLDGAAPGAARAVPAPPAEPEPEQLTLL, from the coding sequence ATGCGCTGGGCGAACCTGTCGGCTCCCCCCGACGACGGTTTCCCTCAGGAGCCATCCCTGGGGGCGGCGCCGGCGGCACCACCCCTGCCGCTGGCGCTGCCCAGCGCCGTCGTCCGGACGTTCGACACGCCCGGGTTCGCCGGCATGACGTTCTACGAGGTGCGGGCGAAATCCATCATCAACCGCGTCCCGGGTTCGTCGCGGGTGCCGTTCGAGTGGACGATCAACCCCTATCGCGGGTGCGGCCACGCGTGCACGTACTGCTTCGCCCGGAACACGCACACCTACCTCGACCTGGACGCCGGGCACGACTTCGACACCCGGGTCGTGGTCAAGGTCAACGCGGGTGAGCTGGTCCGGCGCGAGCTGGCCGCGCGCGGCTGGCGGGGCGAGCACGTCGCGATGGGCACGAACGTCGACTGCTACCAGCGCGCCGAGGGCCGCTACCGGCTGATGCCGGAGATCATCGCGGCGCTGCGCGACTTCGCGAACCCGTTCTCCGTCCTGACCAAGGGCACGCTGATCCTGCGCGACCTCCCGCTGCTGCGCGAGGCCGCGTCCGTGACCCGGGTCGGCATCTCGATGTCGGTCGGGTTCGTCGACGAGAGCGTGTGGCGGTCGGCCGAGCCGGGCACACCCAGCCCGCGCCGCCGGCTGGACGCGGTCGCGGCGCTGACCGACGCGGGCTTCGCGGTCGGCGTGCTGATGGCGCCGATCCTGCCGGGCCTGACCGACACGGCCGCGTCGATCGACGAGACCGTGGCCGCGATCGCGGCCAGCGGCGCGGTGAGCGTGACGCCGCTGCCGCTGCACCTGCGGCCCGGCGCCCGGGAGTGGTACGCGCGGTGGATCGGCCGCCATCACCCGCACCTGGTGCCGCGCTACCGCGAGCTCTACCGGGCCGGGTCGTACGCGCCGAAGGCGTACCAGCGCGAGGTGGCGGCGCTGGTCCGGGCGGCGGCGCGGCGGCACGGGCTGGACGGTGCCGCACCGGGTGCGGCGCGCGCGGTCCCGGCCCCGCCCGCCGAGCCGGAGCCGGAGCAACTCACCCTCCTCTGA
- a CDS encoding LacI family DNA-binding transcriptional regulator — MATLAEVAKRAGVSPATASRIINGSPKPVTEALRERVLAAVEELQYVPNAHAQSLARANRSAIGVIVHDVSDPYFAEITRGLQRVATEHGRLVIICNSYRDPARELEYVELLRAHQVAALVLAGSGYHDEDFTAALVGKLQVYEKGGGRVAVIGRHQHAGDAVVPDNEMGGYLLGTELYALGHERIGVIAGPKLLTTTTDRLSGLRRAARERGHELPAARIAYADFDRDSGAAAAAALLDAEPGLTAIAALNDSMAIGALALLRSRGVDVPGRVSVAGFDDMPVARDVTPALTTVRLPLAEMGARAMTLALDGAGEPGNRIEEVGAELIRRDSAGPAPALP, encoded by the coding sequence ATGGCGACGTTGGCCGAGGTCGCGAAACGGGCCGGAGTATCGCCCGCGACGGCCTCACGAATCATCAACGGCAGTCCCAAACCGGTCACCGAGGCGCTGCGCGAGCGGGTGCTGGCCGCGGTCGAGGAACTGCAGTACGTGCCGAACGCGCACGCCCAGTCGCTGGCCCGGGCGAACCGCAGCGCGATCGGCGTGATCGTGCACGACGTCTCCGACCCGTACTTCGCGGAGATCACCCGGGGCCTGCAGCGCGTCGCGACCGAGCACGGCCGGCTCGTGATCATCTGCAACAGCTACCGCGACCCGGCCCGCGAGCTGGAGTACGTCGAGCTGCTGCGCGCGCACCAGGTGGCGGCGCTGGTGCTGGCCGGGTCCGGCTACCACGACGAGGACTTCACCGCGGCGCTCGTCGGCAAGCTGCAGGTCTACGAGAAGGGCGGCGGCCGGGTCGCGGTGATCGGTCGCCACCAGCACGCGGGCGACGCCGTGGTGCCGGACAACGAGATGGGCGGCTACCTGCTCGGCACGGAGCTCTACGCGCTGGGCCACGAGCGGATCGGCGTGATCGCCGGGCCGAAGCTGCTCACCACGACCACGGACCGGCTCTCCGGACTGCGGCGCGCCGCCCGGGAGCGGGGGCACGAGCTGCCGGCCGCGCGGATCGCGTACGCGGACTTCGACCGGGACAGCGGCGCCGCCGCGGCCGCCGCGCTGCTGGACGCGGAGCCCGGACTGACCGCGATCGCGGCGCTCAACGACTCGATGGCGATCGGGGCGCTGGCGCTGCTGCGCAGCCGCGGAGTGGACGTGCCGGGCCGGGTCAGCGTGGCCGGGTTCGACGACATGCCGGTCGCGCGCGACGTGACGCCGGCGCTGACCACGGTGCGGCTGCCGCTGGCCGAGATGGGCGCGCGGGCGATGACGCTGGCCCTGGACGGCGCCGGCGAGCCGGGCAACCGGATCGAGGAGGTCGGCGCGGAGCTGATCCGCCGGGACAGCGCCGGCCCCGCCCCCGCCCTTCCGTGA
- a CDS encoding Gfo/Idh/MocA family protein, translated as MARRTIGIVLNGVTGRMGYRQHLVRSLLALREQGGLPLSNGDRLYPELVLVGRNEAKLREIAERHGLTDWTTDLAAALARPDVEIYFDAQVTAQREKALRLAIDAGKHIYTEKPTAEDLAGAVDLARLADAAGIKHGVVQDKLFLPGLRKLKRLVDGGFFGRILSIRGEFGYWVFEGDWQAAQRPSWNYRSQDGGGIVVDMFPHWHYVLEQIFGEVKSVTAQISTHVPTRWDESGTAYDATADDAAYGIFELAGGVIAQINSSWAVRVYRDELVEFQVDGTEGSAVAGLRNCRIQHRATTPKPVWNPDLPVTEDFRSQWQVVPDNDEFDNGFKAQWELFLRHVAEDEPYTWDLWAGARGVQLAELGLQSAREGRRVEIPELS; from the coding sequence ATGGCGCGAAGGACGATCGGCATCGTGCTCAACGGCGTGACCGGCCGGATGGGATATCGGCAGCATCTGGTCCGGTCACTGCTGGCGCTCCGCGAGCAGGGCGGCCTGCCGCTGAGCAACGGTGACCGCCTCTACCCGGAGCTGGTCCTGGTCGGCCGCAACGAGGCGAAACTGCGCGAGATCGCCGAGCGGCACGGGCTCACCGACTGGACCACCGACCTGGCCGCCGCGCTGGCCCGACCGGACGTGGAGATCTACTTCGACGCCCAGGTCACCGCGCAGCGGGAGAAGGCGCTGCGGCTGGCGATCGACGCCGGCAAGCACATCTACACCGAGAAACCGACCGCGGAGGACCTGGCCGGCGCGGTCGACCTGGCCCGGCTCGCGGACGCGGCCGGGATCAAGCACGGCGTGGTCCAGGACAAGTTGTTCCTGCCCGGCCTGCGCAAGCTGAAGCGGCTGGTCGACGGCGGCTTCTTCGGCCGGATCCTGTCCATCCGCGGCGAGTTCGGCTACTGGGTCTTCGAGGGTGACTGGCAGGCCGCGCAGCGTCCCTCGTGGAACTACCGGTCGCAGGACGGCGGTGGCATCGTGGTCGACATGTTCCCGCACTGGCACTACGTGCTGGAGCAGATCTTCGGCGAGGTCAAGTCCGTCACCGCGCAGATCTCCACGCACGTGCCGACCCGCTGGGACGAGTCCGGCACCGCCTACGACGCCACCGCGGACGACGCCGCCTACGGCATCTTCGAGCTGGCCGGCGGCGTGATCGCCCAGATCAACTCGTCCTGGGCGGTGCGTGTCTACCGCGACGAGCTGGTCGAGTTCCAGGTGGACGGCACCGAGGGCAGCGCGGTCGCCGGCCTGCGCAACTGCCGGATCCAGCACCGGGCCACCACGCCCAAGCCGGTGTGGAACCCGGACCTGCCGGTCACCGAGGACTTCCGCTCGCAGTGGCAGGTGGTGCCGGACAACGACGAGTTCGACAACGGCTTCAAGGCGCAGTGGGAGCTGTTCCTGCGGCACGTGGCCGAGGACGAGCCGTACACCTGGGACCTGTGGGCCGGCGCGCGCGGCGTGCAACTGGCCGAGCTGGGCCTGCAGTCGGCGCGTGAGGGCCGGCGGGTCGAGATCCCGGAGCTGTCATGA